The Catharus ustulatus isolate bCatUst1 chromosome 39, bCatUst1.pri.v2, whole genome shotgun sequence DNA segment tgtCGTCTAGGagccaaaaatgtccccaaaaatgtccccagaatgtccccaaaatgtccccaaaatgtccacAAAtgtcacctgggacccccaaaaatgtccccaaattttgggattttttttttattttttggggggggattttgggattttttggggagatttttgggattttttttaaggaattttgggaaaatctggggatttttggggagatttttgggattttttttttaggaattttgggaaaatttggggttttttttggggggaatttttttatttttggggattttaaaaaaattttatttggtgaattttgggattttgggggaatttttttggagaattttgggattttgggggaatttttttggagaattttgggattttgggggaatttttttggagaattttgggattttttgggaattttgggggggaaattctgggattttttcggaatttttggggggaattttcagattttttggggattttttggggggaattttgtgattttttttggaattttttagggggaatttggggaattttggggatttttgggggggaattttgggattttttgggatgaattttggaattttttttctttaatctcacCGGAATTTCgcgattttttggggaaaaattccagaatttcaggaattttgggaattcctgattctattttccccctccccatttttgggctCCTTTGAGCAAATTTTAGGTCCAATTTGAGCaattttggacattttttacccaaatttcatcaaaatttcaccagaatttcacaatttttgggtgaaaattccggaattttgggaattttgggaattcctgattcttttttcatttgggCTCCGTTAAGTGAATTTTGGGTTTAGTTTGGCTCAATTTAAACCATTTTGGGGCggatttttgacattttttacccaaatttcaTGGAAATTTCACGTGAATTacaaaattttttgggggaaaattccGGAATttcgggaattttgggaattcctgatTCTATTTTCCCCCTCCTCATTTTTGGACTCCAATTTGGCTCAATTTTAAccattttggggcagattttggacattttttacccaaatttcaTTGAAATTTTGCCagaatttcacaattttttgggtgaaaattctggaatttcgggaattttgggaattcctgatTCTATTTTCCCCCTCCCTATTTTTAGGCTCATTTGAGTGAATTTTAGGTCCAATTTGAgcaattttggaattttttacccaaatttcatggaaatttcaccagaatttcaaaattttttggaggaaaattctggaatttcaggaattttgggaattcctgattcttttttccctttgggcTCCTTTGAGTGAATTTTGTGTCCACTCTGGCTCGATTTTAACCGTTTTATGGCGGATTTTGGacattttttacccaaatttcatcaaaatttcaccagaatttcacaatttttggggggaaaattccagaatttcaggaattttgggaattcctgattctcttttccccctccccatttttaggCTCCTTTGAGCAAATTTTGGCTCCAATTTGAGTCGATTTTAACCATTTTGGGGcggatttttgtcattttttacccaaatttcaCGGAAATTTCACctgaatttcttaatttttggggaaaaattctggaattctgggatttttgggaattcctgattcttttttccctttgggcTCCTTTAAGTGAATTTTGGGTTTAGTTTGGCTCAATTTTAAccattttggggcagatttttgatatttttttcccaaatctcaCCGGAATTTCGCCAGAATTTCGcgattttttgggtgaaaattctggaatttctgaaattttgggaattcctgatttttttcccccctccccacagtTTCAGGGGCCCTGGGCGGGTGCGTGGAGGTGGCCTCGGGCACCGAGGCCGTGCTGGGGGCGCCGTTCCGGCTGCTCTGCATCGCCTGCAAGCGGCGCAGCGAGACCCCGGCCGAGGCCGAGAGCGAGTGGTTCTTCCGGCCTGAGGGGAACCCCCAGTTCCAGAAGgtgactgggagcactgggagggactgggaggggactgggatggactgggagggactgggagcaactgggagggactgggagggactgggagttactgggaacAACTGGGAGGATGTTGCAGTTCCCGAATTCGCCACCAGGGGGAGTAGGAgagacactgggatggactgggagggactgggatggactgggagggactgggatagactgggatggactggaaagggactggaaagggactgggatggactgggagggactgggagcaactgggagttactgggaggaCGCTGCAGTTCCCAAAGCTGCCACTAGGGGGAGTAGgagaggcactgggatggactgggaggggactgggatggactgggagggactgggagcaactgggagggactgggatttactgggagggactgggagcactgggagggactgggaggggactgggatgaactgggagttactgggaggaCGCTACAGTTCCTAAAGCTGCCACCAGGGGGAGCTATGGAgacactgggatgaactgggaggggttttaggggaactgggatggactgggagggactgggatggactgggatggactgggagggactgggatggactgggagttactgggagttactgggaggaCGCTGCAATTCCCAAATTCGCCACCAGGGGGAGTAGGAgagacactgggatggactgggcggggactgggagcaactgggagggactgggatggactgggaggtactgggaagtggctgggagggactgggaggggactgggatggactgggagggaactgggagggactgggaggaactggggtggactgggatggactgggggcaactgggagttactgggaggaTGCTGCAGTTCCCAAAGCTGCCACCAGGGGGAGTAGGAGAGACactggaatggactgggaggggactgggagcaactgggatggactgggagggactgggaggggactgggaggggactgggagggactgggagcaactgggagggactgggagttgCTGGGAGTTACTGGAAGGATGCTGCAGATCCCAAATTCGCCACCAGGGGGAGTAGGAgagacactgggatggactgggaggggactgggagcaactgggagcaactgggatggactggaaagggactggaaagggactgggatggactgggatggactgggagctactgggagttactggaaGGATGCTGCAATTCCCAAATTCGCCACCAGGGGGAGCTATAGAGACACTGGGAGTGcattgggagggactgggagcaactgggagggactgggaagggactgggagggactgggatggactgggagcaactggggTGGActggaaagggactgggaccaactgggatgaactgggacatactgggaggcactggaaTGAACTGGGAGCCGCCACTGCAATACCGGGCACGGCCACCAGGTGGCGCCAGCTCCCATTCCCTCCcactggttcatactggtttatactggtttatactggcttaaactggtttgtactggttcatactggtttatactggtccatactggtaTGGATCCTCCATGGAAGGCCAGTGGGTGGCTGTGGCTCCTGGCCCATTTGACACAACACCCCATCCCATTGattcatactggtttatactggtttatactggttcatactggttcatactggttcaTACTAGTTCATACTGGTCTTTACTGgttttatactggtttatactggttttaACTGGTGCAGGTCCTCCACTAGAACCCTGAGGAAGGCCAGTGGGTGTCTGTGGCTCCTGGCCCGTTATGACACAACAGCCACTCCCATTGATtcatactggttcatactggtttatactgatttttactggtttttactggtttttactGGTGCAGATCCTCCACTACAGCCCTGAGGAAGGCCAGTGGGTGGCTGTGACTCCTGGCCCATTTGGCACAACACCCCTTCCCATTAACTCCTattggtttatactggtttatactggttcatactggttttTATTGGTATTTACTGGTtcttactggtttatactggtttttactggtttatactggtgcAGATCCTCCACTAGAACCCTGAGGAAGGCCAGTGGGTGGCTGTGGCTCCTGGCCCATTTAACACAACACCCCTCCCCATTAACTCCCATTGctttgtactggtttatactggttcatactggttcGTACTCGTTCATACTGGTTTATAGtggtttttactggtttttactggtttttactggtccatactggtaTGGATCCTCCAAGGAAGGCCAGTGGGTGTCTCCTGGCCCATTTGACACAACACCCCATCCCATTGattcatactggtttatactggtttatactggtttatattggTTCTTACTGGTTTTTATTGATTCTTACTGGTTTTTACTGGTTGTTACTGGTTTTTACTGGTGCAGATCCTCCACTACAGCCCCGAGGAAGGCCAGTGGGTGGCCCCTGGCCCTTTTGAGCACGTCCTGTCCTGGAATGGCTCGCGGGGCACGCGGGACCTGCAGGACCTGTCGGTGTTTTTGGCGGCCGTGGGCCGGGACCACGCCGGGCACTACGTGTGCGGCCTGCGCCGCAACCTGACCTTCGAGGGTTACACCTACAGCCTGGCCAGGAACCAGAGCCTCAGGCTGGCCGTGGTGGAgaaaggtggggagggggactgggagggactgggagctactgggagggactgggaggggattgggagggactgggaggggattgggagggactgggagttactgggaggaTGTTGCAATTCTCAAATTCACCaccagggggagctggggaggcaATGGGATGGGTTTgaagggaactgggagggactgggagggactgggatggaactgggagggactgggatggactgggagcaactgggagggactgggagctactgggagggactgggagttactgggaggaTGTTGCAATTCTCAAATTTGCCACCAAGAGGAGCTGTGGAGACACTGGGATGGGTTTGAggtggactgggatggactgggaggggactgggatgtactgggagggattgggagggactgggagctactgggagggactgggagctactgggagggactgggagttactgggaggaTGTTGCAGTTCTCAAATTCGCCACTAGGGGGAGTAGGAGAGAGCACTGGGAATGCATtgaggggaactgggatggacagggagggactgggaggggtttgagggaaactgggattgactgggaggggactgggagggactgggagttactgggagggactgggagggactgggatggactgggagggactgggagggactgggagggactgggatggactgggaggatGCTGCAGTTCCCGAATTCGCCTCCAGGGGGAGCTGTGGAGACAATGGGAAGTTATTGAGgagaactgggatggactgggaggggtttgaggggaactgggatgatctgggagggactgggagctactgggagggactgggagggattgggagggactgggagggactggagtggactgggagttactgggaggaTGTTGCAATTCTCAAATTTGCCACCAGGGGGAGCTATAGAGGCACTGCAGTGGGTTTGAGAGgaactgggatgtactgggaggAGTTtgaggggaactgggatggactgggagggactgggagcaactgggagggactgggatgggattgggatggactgggaggggactgggagcgactgggagggactgggagggactgggagggactgggagggcagCACAACCTGGCCAGGAACCAGAGCCTCAGGCTGGCCGTGGTGGAGAAAAGtggggaggggactgggagggactgggagctactgggagggactgggagttactgggagggactgggaggatgTTGCAGTTCCCAAATTTACCACCAGGGGGAGTAGGAGAGAGCACTGGGAATGCATtgaggggaactgggatggactgggagggactgggagggactgggatggaactgggagggactgggagctactgggagggactgggaggggattgggagggactgggagggactgggagcaactgggagggattgggagggactgggatggaactgggagggattggaatggaactgggagggactgggagggactgggagggccCAGCatttttccacaattttttcccttttttttttttttttatttcccctggGGAATTTTCCcacaaatttttaattttttttttttttaaattttgtttttcctcctgaattttttcccatatttttttcctcccaaattcccataatttttttccccatagttCCcataatttttccccaaaatccccataattttcctcccaaattctCACGATTTTTCTCcataattcccatatttttccccataatttttctccagaattcccataat contains these protein-coding regions:
- the SCN1B gene encoding sodium channel subunit beta-1; this encodes MVGKSRRGSESAEGVRELPKGYGNCRSAAMLLSLLLGLLEVSGALGGCVEVASGTEAVLGAPFRLLCIACKRRSETPAEAESEWFFRPEGNPQFQKILHYSPEEGQWVAPGPFEHVLSWNGSRGTRDLQDLSVFLAAVGRDHAGHYVCGLRRNLTFEGYTYSLARNQSLRLAVVEKARRDLASIVSEILMYVLIVVLTLWLAAEMLYCYRKVAAAAPPPDSASEYLAITSESKENCGGVQAAE